The Mycolicibacterium monacense genome contains the following window.
CGCCCCGGGCACACCCCGGCCGGCCCGGCGGTCGAGGACGGCCAGCGCGATGATCGAGGCGATCACACACAACACACCCAGCGTCATCACCGCCAGCTTGAGCAGTGTGGGGCTGGTGATGAACCGGGTGTCGACGTCGATGCGGGCGGTCAGGCGGGGTTCCGATGTCGCCGCCGGGGCGGCTCCGGGCTGCGGGGCCACCTCGAGTTCGGTGAAGATCCCCGCCACCTGCGGCCGCTTGTCGAGCGACAGCGTGCCCGCGGCCCCGGGGATGCCGACGAAGTCGGCGCCCACCGAGCCGACGTTGGCCCAGACCCGCAGTTCACTGCAGGCTCCGGCGGCGATCGCCGGGCGCGGGGCGACCGCGGCGACGGTGTCGCGGAAGGCGACGACCACGTCGTCGGCGTTGGCGCGGACGAACAACCCGTTGCGGCCCGCGGCGATGCCGCCGGGCGGGATCGTGGAGAACACCAGGCCGCCGTCGGCGGGCATGGTGGCGATCGCCCGGCACGGGATCGTCACGTCGAGCGCCAGCGGGGCTCCGGAGACCAGCGGGGCGGTCAGGTCACCGACGAAGCCGTCCTCGGCGGGTGCCTGCGGCCACAGGATCGTCGCGGTGGTCTGCCTGACCGGCAGCAGCGGAGACAACGCGCACAGCACCACGCCCGCCAGACCCGCGATGACGGCGATCAGGCGGACGAAACGGTGGGCGGGCACGAGCGTCGATGGTAGGCGACGGACCTAGTGGCGCAGCGGCGCCGGGCTCCACAGGCCGCTACGCGTTGTGGAACCGAGATCCAGACGTGCCGGTACGGCGTCCCGGTAGAAGGGCGTGAGCTGCTGTAGCGCACCCCAGTCACGGGACCAGTCGTCCTGCAGGTACGTCGACAGCGTCGTCGGGCGCAGCAGCAGTTCGGTGATGCCGAGCGGGCCGCCGCCGAGGTAGTCCATCACCGGCGAGTTGGCCTCGGCGCCGAACCGGTCCGGCATGATCCGCCACTTGGGCACCTCGATCACGCCGTTGCGGTGGTCGAACGGGCGTTGGCAGGGGAACGCCAACCCGACCAGCCAGTCGAGCAGCACCGGGTCCTCTGAGCCCACCACGTCCTGCAGCGAGCGCAGCTCCGCGATGCGGGGCGGGGTCAGCGCGATCCAGTGGTCCGGGCTCAGGTCGTCGTCGACGGCAACGAGCCGGATGCGGGTGGCGTCGTCGGGGATCGCCGCCAGCGGCACCCGCAGGTTGCGCCACGCCGGGGACGCCCCGACGTCGGCGAACCCGACGCTGCCACCCGCTTCCGGGTCGGCGCCGCCCTCGTCGGTGGCCCACTGGACGACCACGTCGCCGGGATCGAAGCGGCCCGCCGCGGACACCACGAGCAGCGGTCCGGCGTCCTCCCGAGGGGGGAGCCGGTACCACGCCGAGCGCAGGTTGGCCGGTGCCTGGGTGCCGCTGCGCCAGCTGCCCAGCACCGGGGTCCGGGCCGGGTCGAGGTTGAACGGCAGCCGGGCGCGGGAACCGTTGATGCCAGCCCGGGCGGTCGTGCCGCCCTCGGTGCCCGCTTCGCCGCCGGTCTCGGAGTCGCCGTCGGTGTCGGCGAAGTTGGTGGCCTGCGTCTGGTCCATCACCGCGTCGGCGGAGATGTCCGACGGGATGCCGTTGGGGCTGAAACCCTGGGCCGACCCGGCGCCCAGCGCGGCGCCGACGGGGACCCGGATGGGGGTCAGCAACCCCTGGTTGGGATTCTGTTCGACCATCACGTCGTTGGCCAGTCCGCACGTCTTACCGGTCAGCGCCTCGAGGTTGGACCGGCCGACGGTCCAGCCCGGGTACTGGGTGACCATCGCCAGCGTCAGCGACACCACCTCGAACATCACGACCAGCCACGCGGCGATCGCCAACGGCGACTGCACGATCCGGCGCCACCGCCAGCGGCCGTCGTCGTCGGGGGAGGTGTCGCGGCCCGAGAAGTGGAACCACGCCGCCGCCAGCAGGGCGAGCACCGAGAATCCGAGCAGGATCGTGGTGAAGCCGAACTTGTACTCCGGGAACGCGTTCGACCACGGCACGCCGAAGTTCGAGACGTACCACCACCCGTTGACGGTCGCGAACGACAGCGCGGCGACGAACAGCACGGTGGCCGCGAACATGGTCCGGTTGCGTCGTGAGCGCATCGCGACCGCCGCGACGGCGACGGCGGCCAGCGCGCCCAGCGATCCGGCGAGGCCGGCGAACACGCCGAAGTGGTGGGTCCACTTGGTGGGGGTGAACATCATCGCCAGGAACGAGATGATCGTGATGCCGACGATCCGGCGGCTCGGCCCCGCCGCGGTACCGGGGATGCGGCCCTTGCGCAGCGTCATCGCCACCGACACCGCCAGCGCGAGCAGCAGCGTCAGCACCGCGAACCGGCGCGCCACCGACCCGTCGGGGCTGGTGGTGAACAGCCGCGAGTAGCGGATGTGCTCGTCGAACCAGCTCAGGCTCGGCCCGACGGCGCTCTTGAAGCTGCTGGCCTGCAGTTCGCCGACCAGGGTCTGATCGCGGAAGAT
Protein-coding sequences here:
- a CDS encoding arabinosyltransferase domain-containing protein → MADAQRRPLTSTPVNSGVAVGSNHRTARLIAIVAGLLGAAMALATPLLPVKQTTAELNWPQDGVLRSVDAPLIGYVATDLTITVPCQAAAGLAGPANTGRTVLLSTVPKQAPKAVDRGLLIERVNNDLLVIVRNTPVVSAPLAEVLSPQCERLVFTARADKVTGEFVGLTEGPDDVDPGEEPGGPLRGERGGYDFRPQIVGVFTDLSGPAPPGLQFSATVDSRYSSTPTLLKLLVMFAGVALTVIALGALHVLDTDDGMRHRRFLPSRWWSMTPLDGVVTAVLVWWHFVGANTADDGYILTMARVSERAGYMANYYRWFGTPEAPFGWYYDLLALWSQVSTASVWMRLPTLLMALACWWVISREVIPRLGHAVKANRAAAWTAAGMFLAFWLPLNNGLRPEPIIALGILLTWCSVERGVATSRLLPVAIAVIIGALTLFSGPTGIAAVGALLVAVGPLKTIVARHVARFGYLALLAPILAAGTVTAILIFRDQTLVGELQASSFKSAVGPSLSWFDEHIRYSRLFTTSPDGSVARRFAVLTLLLALAVSVAMTLRKGRIPGTAAGPSRRIVGITIISFLAMMFTPTKWTHHFGVFAGLAGSLGALAAVAVAAVAMRSRRNRTMFAATVLFVAALSFATVNGWWYVSNFGVPWSNAFPEYKFGFTTILLGFSVLALLAAAWFHFSGRDTSPDDDGRWRWRRIVQSPLAIAAWLVVMFEVVSLTLAMVTQYPGWTVGRSNLEALTGKTCGLANDVMVEQNPNQGLLTPIRVPVGAALGAGSAQGFSPNGIPSDISADAVMDQTQATNFADTDGDSETGGEAGTEGGTTARAGINGSRARLPFNLDPARTPVLGSWRSGTQAPANLRSAWYRLPPREDAGPLLVVSAAGRFDPGDVVVQWATDEGGADPEAGGSVGFADVGASPAWRNLRVPLAAIPDDATRIRLVAVDDDLSPDHWIALTPPRIAELRSLQDVVGSEDPVLLDWLVGLAFPCQRPFDHRNGVIEVPKWRIMPDRFGAEANSPVMDYLGGGPLGITELLLRPTTLSTYLQDDWSRDWGALQQLTPFYRDAVPARLDLGSTTRSGLWSPAPLRH